A single window of Columba livia isolate bColLiv1 breed racing homer chromosome 16, bColLiv1.pat.W.v2, whole genome shotgun sequence DNA harbors:
- the ACTL10 gene encoding actin-like protein 10 has protein sequence MSKPAVVIDNGSSFTQAGFAGQNKPEFVLKTVSMHPCSAGMTWETQRHPTPAECAVGVAVAPRTYPIKYGIIEDWDGMENLWSHLFFCGLKVLPGDQPVLMADSPSCPSTNREKLAEVLFESFGVPALHMANTAFLSLCAYGRVTGLAVEAGAGVSHVTSVCLGQTWREATYCLGVAGGHLSGYLHRLLLDSPNDPSVLKALKKKTLTQLKKQCCYVSTDYEGDLHNQACHHPARFQTPDGHWITLGKERFCCPEPLFQPKLLQHSSPGLHHLAFQSLQKVPDHTRKDTMDNIVLAGGSSMFPGFPERMCLELNALFHGTGCRIRVLAMPERHTAAWLGGSMAASLTSFQHAWMAKGEYQEHGAAYVHKIFQ, from the coding sequence ATGTCAAAACCTGCAGTCGTCATAGACAACGGCAGCAGCTTCACCCAGGCAGGCTTTGCAGGCCAGAATAAGCCCGAGTTCGTGCTAAAGACTGTGTCAATGCATCCCTGCAGCGCGGGCATGACGTGGGAGACCCAGCGGCACCCCACTCCTGCTGAATGCGCAGTGGGCGTTGCTGTAGCACCCAGGACTTACCCGATCAAGTACGGCATCATTGAGGACTGGGATGGCATGGAAAACCTGTGGAGCCACCTCTTCTTCTGTGGCCTGAAGGTCCTGCCAGGGGACCAGCCCGTGCTCATGGCCGACTCGCCGTCCTGCCCCTCCACCAACAGGGAGAAGCTGGCAGAGGTGCTGTTTGAGAGCTTCggggtgccagccctgcacatggCCAACACCGCGTTCCTGTCCCTCTGCGCCTATGGCAGAGTCACTGGTCTGGCCGTGGAGGCTGGGGCAGGAGTGTCCCACGTCACCTCCGTCTGCCTGGGCCAGACCTGGAGGGAGGCGACCTACTGCCTCGGGGTGGCCGGTGGTCACCTCTCGGGCTACctgcacaggctgctgctggacAGCCCCAATGACCCCTCCGTGCTGAAGGCCCTGAAGAAGAAGACGCTGACCCAGCTGAAGAAGCAATGCTGCTATGTCTCCACAGACTATGAAGGAGACCTCCACAACCAGGCTTGCCATCATCCAGCCAGATTTCAGACCCCTGATGGGCACTGGATAACCCTGGGCAAAGAACGGTTCTGCTGCCCCGAGCCGCTCTTCCAACCaaagctgctccagcacagctccCCAGGGCTCCACCACTTGGCCTTTCAGAGTCTCCAGAAGGTACCTGACCACACCAGAAAGGACACGATGGATAACATCGTGCTGGCTGGGGGCTCCTCCATGTTTCCTGGTTTTCCCGAGAGGATGTGCTTAGAGCTGAACGCCCTGTTCCACGGCACGGGCTGCCGGATTCGGGTCCTGGCGATGCCGGAGAGACACacagcagcctggctgggggGCTCAATGGCCGCGTCGCTCACGTCCTTCCAGCACGCGTGGATGGCAAAGGGTGAGTACCAGGAGCACGGTGCCGCGTACGTGCACAAGATATTCCAGTAG